The DNA window AGGGTCCTCGCGGCGGCAAGGGGCCGCGCCGCGACGGCGATCGTCCGTTCCGTCGTGACGACCGCTCCTCGGATCGCGGGGGTCGCTACGACAGCAAGCGTCGTCCGTTCCGTCGCAACGAGGGCTGAGCCCGCTCGTCCACCGGACGCACACAGCGCCCCCGTCACCGGTCTTCCGGTGGCGGGGGCGCTGTTCGTGGTGCAGGGCGGACCGAGCGGCTGCGCCGAGGTCCGGGCCGGGATCAGTCCTGTGCGGCCTGGGCCTCGGCGTAGGCCTTCTTGACCTCGTCCATGTCCAGGTTCTTGACCTGGCCGATGAGGTCCTCGAGCGCGGACTGCGGGAGGGCGCCGGCCTGCGAGAACACCGGGATGCCCTCGCGGTAGGCGACCAGGGTCGGGATCGAGGTGACGCCGTAGCGCATCGCCAGGTCCTGCTGGTCCTCGGTGTCGACCTTCGCGAAGGTGACGTCCTCGTGGGACTCGGAGGACTCCTCGAAGATGGGGGCGAAGCGCTGGCACGGCACGCACCAGCCCGCCCAGAAGTCGATCAGGACGATGCCGTCCTCGACGGTCGTGTCGTGGTTCTCGGAGGTCAGAGTGAGCGTAGCCATGACCGGTGGAACGCCGCGGCGGCGGAGAACATTCCCGCACCGCCGCGGTGTGATCCACCTCATCCCGCCTGCGTCAGGCCGGGTCGGCGGGCCCCTCCGGCGCGGTCGCCCGGATCTGCACCGTCCGGTCCTCGACCGGCGGCTCCCAGATCTCGACGTCGGCGTCGGCCTGATCGCCGCTGCGGATGTCCTTGACCTGGTCCGCCGCTCCGTCCACGCCGGGGAACCAGAGGAAGGGGATCCCCCGGCGGTCGGCGTAGCGGATCTGCTTGCCGAACTTCGCGGCGGTGGGGGCCACCTCGCAGGAGATGCCGCGGCCGCGCAGCGCCCGGGCGGCCGCGTCGCTGAGGTGGCGGTGCTGCTCGTCCGCCACGGAGACCAGCACGCAGGTGGGCACCGGCCGGGAGGCGGTGGCCAGGCCGGCGGTCAGCAGGCGGGAGACCAGCCGGGACAGACCGATCGACAGTCCCACGCCGGGGTAGGTGTGGCGGTTGTCCGAGGCCAGGGCGTCGTAGCGGCCGCCCGAGCAGACCGATCCGAGGGACTCGTGACCGGTCACGAAGGTCTCGAACACGGTGCCGGTGTAGTAGTCCAGACCGCGCGCGATGGACAGATCGGCCATGATCACTCCGGGCACCGCGGCCTCGACGCGCTCGAGGACCGCGGTGAGCTCGGCGATGCCCTGCTCGACCATCTCCCCGCTGCCGCCGAGGTCCCGCACCTGCTGGGCGAAGGAGGCGTCGCGCGTGCGGATCGACGCGAAGTCCAGGCAGGCCTGCGCCTGCTCCGGGGTTGCACCGGCCTCGCCCAGCAGGAGCTCCCGCACCGCGTCCGGGCCGATCTTCGGCAGCTTGTCCAGGCTGCGCAGGACGGCGGACTGGTCCTCGAGCCCGAGGGAGCGGAAGAACCCCTCGGACAGCCGACGGGTGTTGGCGTGGATCGTGAACTCGGGGATCGGCAGACGGTCGAGGATCTCGGCCATCACCGTGGCGACCTCTGCCTCGATGTGCCCGGGCAGGGTGTCCTGTCCGATCACGTCGAGATCCGCCTGGTAGAACTCCCGGAAGCGCCCGTCCTGGGGGCGCTCGCCGCGCCACACCTTCTGGATCTGGAAACGACGCAGCGGGAAGACCAGGTCGTTCTGGTGCTCCAGCACGTAGCGGGCCAGCGGCACCGTCAGGTCGAAGTGGAGGCCCAGGGTGCGCGAACGATCCTCGCGCGCGGCGTCCGCGTCCTCCTCCTCGGCGTGGAGGCGTCGCAGGACGTACACCTCCTTGTCGATCTCGCCCTTGCGCAGCAGCTGATCGAGCGGCTCGACGGCGCGCGTCTCGATGCCCGAGAAGCCATGGAGCTCGGCCACCTCGCGGAACACGTCGATCACGTGCTGTTCGACGAGACGCTCCGCAGGGAGCCACTCCGGGAATCCTGACAGGGCGGCGATCTTCGCCATCTGGTGCACATCCTTCTCGATCATGGGCTGAGTGCCGGGGGCCATTATCCCCGATGGCGACGGCCGGGGTCCGCCGACGGGACGGGTCCTCCCCCGCGCGCGTGTCGCTGTAGAGTTCCGTGAGGTGGCTCGCCCCGACGACGGGACGACCGCCCGCCAGCCCGACCGCCGATCCCGGCGGCAGTGTCCCGCCCTGCAGCGGATCCCTTCGAAGGAGCTCAACCGTGAGCGAGTCCGAGACCCCTCTCCCCGCCTCCACCCCTGACGACCAGGCCCCGGAGTCGAGCACCGCTCCGGTGCCCGACCAGGACCCGTCGGTCGAGCCGAGCGACGCGGCGACCTCTGAGCCCTCCGCCCCGGCGGACCCGACGGAGGCGGCACAGCCGGACGCCGACCAGCCGCTCGAGCCGACCCCGTCGGACGAGCCCGCCGCCGCTGGAACGGCCGAGGAGCCGGGCGCCGACGCCTCCGCCTCCGAGATGGAGAGCTCCGCGGACGAGACGCCGGAGGCGGAGCCCGTCGAGCAGCAGACGCCCGCACCGGCCGCTCCCCGCCCCGCGGCGCCGCGTCCGGGAGCTCCCCGACCCACCGCCTCCGGGCCGCGTCCGGGCGTTCCCTCCCCGGCCGCCCTGGCCGCGAAGAAGCCGAGCGCCGCGCTCCTCCCCGTCGCCCCTCCGGTGACGGAGTACGACCCCGAGCAGGTCGCCGCCGCCGCGGCCTTCGGAACGGTCGCCGAGGACGGCACCGTCACGGTCCAGGACGGAACCCAGGTGCGCACCATCGGCAGCACCACCGAGACGGATCACCAGACCGCGCTGGAGCCCTTCGCGCGGGGCTATCTCGACCTGGTCGCCTTCCTCGATCTGACCCAGACCACGCTGAACGCTCCCGAGCACACGCAGAACGAGCTGAACCGGCTGCTCGAGAACCTGCGCAAGAACATGAAGGAGCCCCAGGTCGTCGGCGACATCCCGGCGCTCCGCACCCGTGCGAACGAGCTCCGCGAGCTGGCCAAGGAGAAGATCCGCGCCCTCGAGGCCAAGCGTGCCGAGGGTCGCGAGGAGTCGGTGCGGCGACGCACGGAGTTCGTGGAGTCCATCGAGGCCCTGGTCGCGACCGATCCCGAGCAGATCTCCTGGAAGAACGCCGGGGAGACCATGCGCCAGATGGTCCCGTCCTGGAAGCAGATGCAGTCCGAGGACGTCTCGCTGGATCGCCCCACTGAGGAGGCGCTGTGGAAGCGGCTCTCCGCGGCCCGCGCCACCTTCGACCGGATGCGCAAGCAGTTCTTCTCGCAGCTGGATGCGAAGCATTCCGAGGCCGCGCAGGTCAAGGAGGAGCTCATCGCCCGCGCGGAGTCGATGCAGGAATCCACCGACTGGGGCCCCACCGTCCGCGCCTACAAGGACCTGATGGACGAGTGGCGTCAGGCGCCGCGCGGCAGCCGCAAGAAGGACGACGCGCAGTGGAAGCGCTTCAAGGCCGCGCAGGACACCTTCTTCCAGGCCCGCAACGCCGACCTCCACGAGACCGAGGCCGAGCAGCGTGAGAACCTCGCCGTCAAGGAATCCCTCCTGGTCGAGGCCGAGGCGATCGATCCGTCCGAGGATCTGGAGGGGGCGAAGAAGGCGCTGCGCACCGTCCAGGACCGCTGGGAGGAGGCCGGCAAGGTCCCCCGCGGTGACATGCGACGGATCGACGACCGGCTGCGCACGGTGGAGCGGGCGGTGAAGAATGCCGAGCAGGACGAGTGGCGGCGCACCGACCCCCGCACCAAGGCGCGCGTGGAGGGAGCCTCCTCGCAGCTGCACTCCGCGATCGCCTCCTACCAGGACGCGCTGGACAAGGCCGTCGCCGGCGGCGACCCCCAGAAGATCGCCGAGGCCGAGGCCGCGCTCGAGGCGCGCAAGGAGTGGCTCGCGGTCATCGAGCGCTCGGCGCGCGATCTGGGCTGACCGCCCGAGCACCAGGAGCGGGCACGACGCTCCGTTCCTCCACCGCCCCCGTCTGTCCACAGCGACAGGCGGGGGCGTTGCTCTGGGACCGCCGCTGGGCCAGAGTCGGTCCATGACGCAGCTCCTCCCGCCGGCCCCGCCCGGTCCCCGCGCTTCCGACGCGCGGTGCGACCCGACCCACGATCCGCCGCAGGACCTCACCCGGGCCAGCCCCTGCGTGGCGTGGTCCCGGCACGCGGCGGAGCTCGCGATCCCGATCGGCGCCTCGCTCCAGCACTGGGAGGAGACGCCGAGCACCCAGGTGCTCGTCGCCGAGGGGTACCTCGCTCGGCTGCTGCCCGGCCTGTTCCTCCCGCCCGATCTGCTGGGGACGGCCGTGCAGCGGGCCCTCGCGCTCGGCTGCGCCCTAGGTGCCCGTCTGCAGGCGCACCATGTCATCGCCGGCCCCTCAGCGGCCTGGGTGCTGCTGGGTGGGGCCCCGCCCGCGCCGGCCGAGCTCCACTCGCCCGCGCACCGTGGCGAGCTGGCCGGAGTGGTGCTGCGCACGGCGCGACTGCGGCCCGACGAGGTCGAGACGATCGGCGGCACCCCGGTCACCGTCCCGGTGCGGACGGCGATCGATCTGCTGAGGTTCACCCCGGCCCCGGTCGCGGCGCCGATGCTGCGCGGGCTGGTCGCGAGCGGGCATGTCGACGTCGACGCGATGCGCCGAGCTCTGCGGCAGATGCATCGCCATCCGCAGGTGCGCGCCGCCGGGGAGCGCCTCGAGAGCGTTCTGGGCGCTCAGGAGGAGGACAGAGGCGCCGCGGCGCCGACCGGCTTGCCGTCGGCGGTGACGCGGTAGACGTCGTACACGCCCTCGATCCGCCGGACGTGCGCGAGCACGGACTGCAGATGCGATGGGTCCGCCAGCTCGAAGGAGAAGAAGCTGGTGGCCAGCCGATCGCTGTTGGACTGCGCCGAGGCGGAGTGCAGGTTCACCTGCTGCTCGGAGATCACCAGGGCGATGTCCGTGAGCAGCTTCGGGCGATCCAGCGCCTCGATCTTGATGTGGACGAGATAGGCCGTGCCATGGCGCCCCGACCAGGCGACGTCGACCATCCGATCCGGCTGCTGCTCCTGCAGCTGGATGGCGTTCGTGCACGTCTCGTGGTGCACGGAGATGCCGGATCCACGGGTGATGAAGCCGACGATCGGATCACCGGGGACCGGGGCGCAGCACTTCGCGAGCTTGACCCAGAGATCGGCATGGCCGTCCACGATGACGCCCTGATCGGTCTCCGAGGTGTGCTGTTCCGCCCGTCCCGCGCGCGAGCGCACCTTGGACGGCATGGTGATCTCCGCGAGATCCTCCTCGGCACCGATCGAGCCGCCGAAGGAGGCCCTCAGCTTGTCCACGACGTGCTGTGCGCCGGTGTGGCCCTCACCGATCGAAGTGTAGAGGGCGTCCACGCTGGGGAGGTTCAGATCATCCGCGGCGGTGGCGAGGGTGTCGTGGGTCAGCAGGCGGCGCATGGGCAGGTCCTGGCGGCGCAGCGCCTTGGCGAGCTCCTCCTTGCCCTTCTCGAGGGCCTCCTCCCGCCGCTCCTTGGAGAACCAGTGACGGATCTTGCTGCGGGCGCGCGGCGACTGCACGAAGCCGAGCCAGTCGCGGCTGGGCCCGGCCTCCGGGGACTTCGAGGTGAACACCTCCACCACATCCCCGGTGGACAGGCTCGACTCGAGCGAGACCAGGCGGCCGTTGACGCGGGCGCCGATGGTGCGATGGCCCACCTCGGTGTGCACGGAGTAGGCGAAGTCGACGGGGGTCGCCCCCTGGGGCAGGGCGAGCACGTCCCCCTTCGGGGTGAAGACGTACACCTCCTGCGTGTTGATCTCGAAGCGGAGCGAGTCCAGGAACTCGCCCGAGTCCGTGGTCTCCTTCTGCCAGTCCATGAGCTGGCGCAGCCAGGCCGCGTCGTTCCCGCCGGGTGCCACCTCGCCGCCCGTGCTGCCGGCCATCGCCTTGTACTTCCAGTGCGCGGCCACGCCGTACTCGGCCCTGCGATGCATCTCGCGGGTGCGGATCTGGATCTCGACCGGTTTGCCGGTGGGTCCGATGACGGTGGTGTGCAGGGACTGGTAGAGGTTGAACTTCGGCAGGGCGATGTAGTCCTTGAACCGGCCCTGCACCGGGGACCAGCGGGCGTGCAGGGTGCCCAGCACCCCGTAGCAGTCGCGCACGGTGTCCACCAGCACGCGCACGCCGACCAGGTCGTAGATGTCGGAGAAGTCCCGGCCGCGCACGATCATCTTCTGGTAGATCGAGTAGTAGTGCTTGGGCCGGCCGGTGACCTCGGCCTTGATCCGGGCCTTGCGGAGGTCCTCGTTGATCTGCGAGGAGACGGTGGTGAGGTACTGCTCCCGCGCCGGTGCGTGCTGGGCGACCAGGGAGACGATCTCCTCGTACACCTTCGGGTACAGCACCTGGAAGGAGCGGTCCTCGAGCTCCCACTTCATGGTGTTCAGACCCAGACGATGCGCGAGCGGCGCGTAGATCTCGAGGGTCTCCTTCGCCTTCCGCTCCGCCGAGGCCGCCGGAACGTACTTCCAGGTCCGGGCGTTGTGCAGACGGTCGGCGAGCTTGATCAGGAGCACCCGCACGTCGCGGCTCATCGCCACGATCATCTTGCGGACGGTCTCCGCCTGCGCCGCCTCTCCGTAGGTGACCTTGTCCAGCTTCGTGACGCCGTCCACGAGCACGGCGATCACCTCGCCGAAGTCCCCGCGCAGCCGATCCAGCGAGTAGTCCGTGTCCTCGACCGTGTCATGCAGGAGGGCCGCCGCCACCACCTCGGCCGGGGAGCCCAGCTCCGCGAGGATCATCGCGACGGACACCGGGTGGGTGATGTACGGATCGCCGCTCTTGCGGGTCTGGCCGCGATGCGCCTGCTCGGCGACCGTGTAGGCCCGCACGACGAGGTCGGTGCTCTCCTTCGGGCTGACCGCAGCCATGGTCTCCAGCAGCGGAGCCAGCAGCGGGTCGACCGCGGATCCCGCGCGCGAGGAGAAGAAGGACAGCCGCGAGCGGGTCCTGCGCGGCGTCGAGGACGAGCCGCGGGGGGACGGCGAGGAGGGCACGGCGGACGGCGAGGACGGGCTGCGTCCAGCGCCCGACGGGGCCGAGGCCCTCGAGGGCTGGGATGCGGGCTCCTGCGGCATGCACACCTCCTGGCTGAGGCATCCAGTCTACGCGCGAGTCACCCAGGGTGCCGACGCGGCCGTCAGGTGGCGCGAGGGCGTGACCAGGAGGTCAGTCCTCGATCCGCCAGACGGTCGAGACCTCGACGCCGGGCAGCAGGTCGCGCCCGCCGAGAGCGGCGAGCTCGATGAGGAAGGAGGCGCCGAGCACCTCGACGTCGAAGCGGCGGGCCAGCTCGAGCGTGGCCGCCGCGGTGCCGCCGGTCGCCAGGAGATCGTCGACGAGCAGGACCCGGGACCCGGCGGGCAGCGAGCCCTCGGGGATCTCGATCCGCGCCGTGCCGTACTCCAGGTCATAGGTCAGCCCGGCAGGGCTGCCGGGCAGCTTCCCGGCCTTGCGCACCGG is part of the Brachybacterium ginsengisoli genome and encodes:
- a CDS encoding DUF349 domain-containing protein, with amino-acid sequence MSESETPLPASTPDDQAPESSTAPVPDQDPSVEPSDAATSEPSAPADPTEAAQPDADQPLEPTPSDEPAAAGTAEEPGADASASEMESSADETPEAEPVEQQTPAPAAPRPAAPRPGAPRPTASGPRPGVPSPAALAAKKPSAALLPVAPPVTEYDPEQVAAAAAFGTVAEDGTVTVQDGTQVRTIGSTTETDHQTALEPFARGYLDLVAFLDLTQTTLNAPEHTQNELNRLLENLRKNMKEPQVVGDIPALRTRANELRELAKEKIRALEAKRAEGREESVRRRTEFVESIEALVATDPEQISWKNAGETMRQMVPSWKQMQSEDVSLDRPTEEALWKRLSAARATFDRMRKQFFSQLDAKHSEAAQVKEELIARAESMQESTDWGPTVRAYKDLMDEWRQAPRGSRKKDDAQWKRFKAAQDTFFQARNADLHETEAEQRENLAVKESLLVEAEAIDPSEDLEGAKKALRTVQDRWEEAGKVPRGDMRRIDDRLRTVERAVKNAEQDEWRRTDPRTKARVEGASSQLHSAIASYQDALDKAVAGGDPQKIAEAEAALEARKEWLAVIERSARDLG
- the trxA gene encoding thioredoxin, with amino-acid sequence MATLTLTSENHDTTVEDGIVLIDFWAGWCVPCQRFAPIFEESSESHEDVTFAKVDTEDQQDLAMRYGVTSIPTLVAYREGIPVFSQAGALPQSALEDLIGQVKNLDMDEVKKAYAEAQAAQD
- a CDS encoding RelA/SpoT family protein yields the protein MPQEPASQPSRASAPSGAGRSPSSPSAVPSSPSPRGSSSTPRRTRSRLSFFSSRAGSAVDPLLAPLLETMAAVSPKESTDLVVRAYTVAEQAHRGQTRKSGDPYITHPVSVAMILAELGSPAEVVAAALLHDTVEDTDYSLDRLRGDFGEVIAVLVDGVTKLDKVTYGEAAQAETVRKMIVAMSRDVRVLLIKLADRLHNARTWKYVPAASAERKAKETLEIYAPLAHRLGLNTMKWELEDRSFQVLYPKVYEEIVSLVAQHAPAREQYLTTVSSQINEDLRKARIKAEVTGRPKHYYSIYQKMIVRGRDFSDIYDLVGVRVLVDTVRDCYGVLGTLHARWSPVQGRFKDYIALPKFNLYQSLHTTVIGPTGKPVEIQIRTREMHRRAEYGVAAHWKYKAMAGSTGGEVAPGGNDAAWLRQLMDWQKETTDSGEFLDSLRFEINTQEVYVFTPKGDVLALPQGATPVDFAYSVHTEVGHRTIGARVNGRLVSLESSLSTGDVVEVFTSKSPEAGPSRDWLGFVQSPRARSKIRHWFSKERREEALEKGKEELAKALRRQDLPMRRLLTHDTLATAADDLNLPSVDALYTSIGEGHTGAQHVVDKLRASFGGSIGAEEDLAEITMPSKVRSRAGRAEQHTSETDQGVIVDGHADLWVKLAKCCAPVPGDPIVGFITRGSGISVHHETCTNAIQLQEQQPDRMVDVAWSGRHGTAYLVHIKIEALDRPKLLTDIALVISEQQVNLHSASAQSNSDRLATSFFSFELADPSHLQSVLAHVRRIEGVYDVYRVTADGKPVGAAAPLSSS
- a CDS encoding adenine phosphoribosyltransferase, which codes for MTDAVRPGTSSASEQIDALFRTHIAEFPDFPIPGVLFRDITPLLRDAAALRAVIAHWRTLLPEGVDYVIGTEARGFVVGAPLAYEIGAGFVPVRKAGKLPGSPAGLTYDLEYGTARIEIPEGSLPAGSRVLLVDDLLATGGTAAATLELARRFDVEVLGASFLIELAALGGRDLLPGVEVSTVWRIED
- the hisS gene encoding histidine--tRNA ligase, whose protein sequence is MAKIAALSGFPEWLPAERLVEQHVIDVFREVAELHGFSGIETRAVEPLDQLLRKGEIDKEVYVLRRLHAEEEDADAAREDRSRTLGLHFDLTVPLARYVLEHQNDLVFPLRRFQIQKVWRGERPQDGRFREFYQADLDVIGQDTLPGHIEAEVATVMAEILDRLPIPEFTIHANTRRLSEGFFRSLGLEDQSAVLRSLDKLPKIGPDAVRELLLGEAGATPEQAQACLDFASIRTRDASFAQQVRDLGGSGEMVEQGIAELTAVLERVEAAVPGVIMADLSIARGLDYYTGTVFETFVTGHESLGSVCSGGRYDALASDNRHTYPGVGLSIGLSRLVSRLLTAGLATASRPVPTCVLVSVADEQHRHLSDAAARALRGRGISCEVAPTAAKFGKQIRYADRRGIPFLWFPGVDGAADQVKDIRSGDQADADVEIWEPPVEDRTVQIRATAPEGPADPA